TGCAAGCCCTCGATCTGCTCACGCAAGAAGCCCTCGCTGCGCTCTGCGCCTTTGCCCAGCAGCAGACGGCCTTCCTCAAGCTCCAATTTGACCTCGACGCCAGCGTGGTACTTCTTCTCCAGGTCGTGGCAATAGGTGGCGAACGGGTCGATCCAGGCTTCGATGCTGAACAGGTGCGGGCCCAATTCGGTCGGCGTGAACGCGGCCAGCCACAGGTCATTGCCCGGTGAATGCATGGGCACGCAGTGCCAGCGCCGGCTGTGGGCCTGGCGCCAATTGAGCATCACGGCCAGACGGTCATGGCCGTCGCTGTAGACCTTGCTGCTGACCGCGACCGGCTGGCCGCTGATGGCCTTGGCGGCGAACATGCCGCCGTCGAGCGCAGGCTGCGTACCCTCGATCACGATGCGCGGCGCCAGCAGCGCCTGGGACAGGCTGATGGCCTGGTCCGGGTGATCGTTCGCCATGGGCACGCTTTCGAAAGGCTCGTTTCGTGACATCGGACCTTGCTCCCTTAGGCTGGTGGCGGTAAGGATTCAGAGCCGGGCACGGGCGTAGGGGTTCAAATAAATTGAGCGAACGGCAGCCCCTGACAGTCAGAGCCTGCAGCACCTCTTCATTCACCCACGCGAGGTCAGGCCATGAACATTCCCATTCCACCGGAAACCCCCGATCCCAACATCGACGACCCCAGCTTACCGCCGCCCGTGCCGGAACAAGACCCGGACGAGCTGCCGATCAAGCCAACAGTGCCGCCGACGGTGGGCGACCCGCCGAGCCAGGAGCCACCGGTGAAGGCTTAAGGATAGAGGCTTTTGCGGTGGCTGCCGGCCGCTTCAAGGGTTCACCCTGGAAGCGGCCGGCAGCCGGGACCTGTCAACCTGCAGAGAGCGCCGAAATTTCCGCCACACTGATCTCGCGCATCCTGAACTTCTGCACCTTGCCAGTCACCGTCATGGGGAACTCGTCGACAAAGCGGAAATGCCGCGGCACCTTGTAGTGCGCGATGCGCGCCTTGCACCAGCCGTGCAGCTCATCGACCGTGGCGCTGTGCCCTGGGTGCAGTTTGATCCAGGCCACAATCTCTTCGCCGTAACGGTTGCACGGGATACCGACCACCTGCGCATCGGCCACCGCCGGGTGGGTGTAGAAAAACTCCTCCAGCTCGCGTGGGTAGATGTTTTCGCCCCCCCTGATAATCATGTCCTTGTTGCGCCCGACAATGCGCACATGGCCGTGCTCGTCCATCACCGCCAGGTCGCCCGAGTGCATCCAGCCGGCCGGGTCGATGGCATCCGCCGTGGCCTGCGGGTTGTCCCAATAGCCGAGCATCACGCTGTAGCCCCGCGTGCACAGCTCGCCGATTTCACCTCTGGGCACGATGCAACCGTCGGCATCCACCAGTTTGTTCTCCAACTGCGGCTGGGTACGCCCGACTGTGGTCACGCGCAGTTCAAGCTCGTCGTCCGGGCCGGTCTGCAGCGACACCGGGCTGGTTTCGGTCATGCCATAGGCAATCTGCACTTCGGCCATGTGCATCTGGTCGATGACCCGGCGCATCACTTCGATCGGGCAAGTGGCACCGGCCATGATGCCGCTGCGCAAGGTGGAGAGGTCCATGCCCTGACGTGACGGGTGGTCGAGCATCGCGATGAACATGGTGGGCACGCCGTACAGGATGCTGGCGCGCTCCTCGGCCACGGCGCGCAGGGTGAGCTCAGGGTCAAAAGCGTCGTTGGGGTAGACCATGGTGCTGCCATGGGTGATGCAGCCGAGGTTGGCCATGACCATGCCGAAACAGTGGTACAGCGGCACCGGGATCACCATGCGGTCGGCGCTGGTCAGGCCCAGGCTCTCGCCGACCATGAAACCGTTGTTGAGGATGTTGTAGTGGCTGAGCGTGGCGCCCTTGGGCGCGCCAGTGGTGCCAGAGGTGTACTGGATATTTACCGGCTGGTCGAACTGCAGGCTCTGCTGGCGGGCCGTGTAGGCCTCGACCGTGGTCTGCCCAGCCCGCTCGGCCAGCGCCTGCCAGGGCAGGAAGCCAAGCGGTGGCTGGGCAGCCAGGCTGATCACCCCGCGCAGTTCGGGCAGGTTTTCATTGGCGAGCTCACCGGGGGCTACGGTTGCCAGCGCTGGCACCAGCTGCTGGACCATGGCGTGGTAATTGGACGTCTTGAACGCATCGGCGCACACCAGCCAGCGGCAACCGGACTGGCGCAGCACATACTCCAGCTCGCCCACGCGGTAGGCCGGGTTAATGTTGACCAAGATCGCGCCGACCTTGGCGCTGGCCAGTTGCAGGATGCACCACTGGGCGCAGTTGGGCGACCAGATGCCGACCCGATCGCCGGTGTTCACACCCAGGGCCATCAAGGCGCGGGCATGCACATCGACCTGTTCGGCCAACTGCTGCCAGCTGTAGCGCAGGCCCTGGTGGCGCGACACCAACGCTTCGTTATCGGCGTAGCGGGCCACAGTGGCATCGAAGGCCTGGCCGATGGTCAGGGTCAGCAAGGGTCGGTCCTGGCGACCGCGGGTATAGCTCGGTTGACTCATGGGTGTCCCTTCTTGTGGTTGTTCTGGGCACGACTGAAGCAAGCGGGGGATACTCTGGCGCACATTTACGTTTGCGTAAAGGTGATGAGGCGATTGACAGTGACTGAAGGCAGGTTTACGTTAACGTAAAGGTGACGAACGACACCGCCCATAGGCTCAAGCCGACCCCTGTGGGAGCGGGCTTGCCCGCGAATGCGATCACTCAGGCAATGACGGTGGTCCTGCTGACGCATTCGCGGGCAAGCCCGCTCCCACAGGGGTCGGCGGCGAACCCATGAGCTACGGTGTTACCCCATTTCAAGAACAAGAAGGTGCCCACACATGCATTACCCCTCTCTGAATTTCGCCCTGGGCGAAACCATCGACATGCTCCGTGACCAGGTGCGCACCTTCGTCGCCGCCGAACTGGCGCCACGCGCCGCGCAAATCGACCACGACAACCTGTTCCCCGCCGACATGTGGCGCAAATTCGGTGACATGGGCCTGCTGGGCATCACCGTGTCGGAAGAATACGGCGGCGCCGGCCTGGGCTACCTCGCCCATGTGGTGTCGATGGAAGAAATCAGCCGCGGCTCGGCCTCGGTGGCGCTTTCCTACGGCGCGCACTCCAACCTCTGCGTCAACCAGATCAACCGCAACGGCACCCATGAGCAAAAGCTCAAGTACCTGCCCAAGCTGATCAGCGGCGAACACATCGGCGCCCTGGCCATGAGCGAGCCCAACGCCGGCTCCGACGTGGTCTCGATGAAACTGCGCGCCGAAAAACGCGGCGACCACTACGTGCTCAACGGCAGCAAGACCTGGATCACCAACGGCCCCGACGCCAACACCTACGTGATCTACGCCAAGACCGACCTGGACAAGGGTGCGCACGGCATCACCGCGTTCATCGTCGAACGCGACTGGAAAGGCTTCAGCCGCAGCAACAAGTTCGACAAGCTGGGCATGCGTGGCTCCAACACCTGCGAGCTGTTCTTCGATGACGTCGAAGTGCCCGAAGAGAACATCCTCGGCCAGCTCAACGGCGGCGTGCGCGTACTGATGAGCGGCCTGGACTACGAGCGCGTGGTGCTCTCCGGCGGCCCGACCGGCATCATGCAAAGCTGTATGGACCTGGTGGTGCCCTACATCCACGACCGCAAGCAGTTTGGCCAGAGCATCGGCGAGTTCCAGCTGATCCAGGGCAAGATCGCCGACATGTACACCCAGCTCAACGCCAGCCGCGCCTACCTGTATGCCGTGGCCCAGGCCTGCGACCGTGGCGAGACCACCCGCAAAGACGCCGCCGGGGTCATCCTGTACACCGCCGAACGCGCCACGCAAATGGCCCTGGAAGCGATCCAGATTCTGGGCGGCAACGGCTACATCAACGAATTCCCGGCTGGCCGCCTGCTGCGCGACGCCAAGCTGTACGAAATCGGCGCCGGCACCAGCGAAATCCGCCGGATGCTGATTGGCCGCGAACTGTTCAACGAAACCCGCTGAGCACAAGGGACGGGCGCACATGGCTACCTTGCATACCCAGATCAACCCGCGTTCGGCGGAGTTCGCCGGCAACAGCGCGGCCATGCTCGAACAGGTTCAGGCCCTGCGTGGCCTGCTTGCGCACATCGCCCAGGGCGGCGGGCCCAAGGCCCAGGAGCGGCATACCTCGCGCGGCAAACTGCTACCGCGTGAGCGTATCGACCGCCTGCTGGACGCAGGCTCACCCTTCCTCGAAATCGGCCAACTGGCCGCCCATGAGGTGTATGGCGAAGACGTGCCCGCCGCGGGCGTGATTGCCGGCATTGGCCGGGTCGAAGGCGTGGAGTGCATGATCGTGGCCAACGATGCCACGGTCAAAGGCGGCTCCTACTACCCCCTGACCGTCAAGAAGCACCTGCGCGCGCAAACCATCGCCCTGCAGAACCGCCTGCCCTGCCTCTATTTGGTGGACTCCGGCGGCGCCAACCTGCCCCGCCAGGACGAAGTGTTCCCCGACCGCGAGCACTTCGGGCGGATTTTCTTCAACCAGGCCAACATGAGCGCGCTGGGCATCCCGCAGATCGCCGTGGTCATGGGCTCGTGCACCGCCGGTGGCGCTTATGTACCCGCCATGGCCGACGAAGCGATCATGGTCCGTCAGCAAGCCACCATCTTCCTGGCTGGCCCGCCGCTGGTGAAGGCCGCGACCGGCGAGGTGGTGAGTGCCGAAGACCTCGGCGGCGCCGATGTGCACTGCCGCATCAGCGGCGTGGCCGACCATTACGCCGACAATGACGAACACGCCCTGGCCCTGGCCCGGCGCAGCGTGGCCAACCTCAACTGGCACAAGCTGGGCAAACTGCAGTGCCAGGCGCCCATCGCCCCGCTGTACGCCGCCGATGAGCTGTACGGCGTGGTGCCAGCCGACGCCAAGCAACCGTTCGACGTGCGCGAGGTCATCGCCCGCCTGGTCGATGGCTCGGTGTTCGATGAATTCAAGGCCCTGTTCGGTACCACCCTGGTGTGCGGCTTCGCCCACCTGCACGGCTACCCGATCGCGATCCTGGCCAACAACGGCATCCTGTTCGCCGAGGCCGCGCAAAAAGGCGCGCACTTCATCGAGCTGGCCTGCCAGCGCGGCATCCCGCTGCTGTTCCTGCAGAACATCACCGGCTTTATGGTCGGCAAAAAGTACGAAGAAGGCGGCATCGCCAAGCACGGCGCTAAACTGGTGACTGCAGTGGCCTGCGCCCAAGTGCCGAAGTTCACGGTGATCATCGGTGGCAGCTTCGGTGCCGGCAACTATGGCATGTGCGGCCGCGCCTACGACCCGCGCTTGCTGTGGATGTGGCCCAACGCGCGCATCGGCGTGATGGGTGCCGAGCAAGCCGCTGGCGTGCTGGCCCAGGTCAAGCGCGAACAAAGCGAGCGCAGCGGCCAGCCGTTCAGCGCCGAAGACGAAGCCAAGCTCAAGCAGCCGATCCTCGACCAGTACGAGCACCAGGGCCACCCCTACTACTCCAGCGCCCGGCTGTGGGACGACGGCGTCATAGACCCGGCGCAAACCCGCGACGTGCTCGGCCTGGCGTTGTCCGCCGCGCTGAACGCCCCGATCGAACAGAGCCGCTTCGGCATTTTCCGGATGTGACCCATGAGCGATTTCAGCACCCTTGAAGTGGTCAAGGACCCTCGCGGCTTCGCCACCTTGTGGCTCAGCCGCGAAGACAAGAACAACGCCTTCAACGCCCAGATGATTCGCGAGCTGATCGTTGCCCTTGCCCAGATCGCCGAAGACAGCAGCCTGCGCTTCCTCGTGCTGCGTGGCCGGGGTCGGCATTTCAGCGCCGGCGCCGACCTGGCCTGGATGCAACAGTCCGCGCAACTGGACTTCAACACCAACCTCGATGACGCCCACGAGCTGGGCGAGCTGATGTACGCCCTGCACCGGCTCAAGGCACCGACCCTGGCCGTGGTGCAAGGCGCAGCCTTTGGCGGCGCCTTGGGCCTGATCAGTTGCTGCGACATGGCCATCGGCGCCGAAGACGCCCAACTGTGCCTGTCGGAAGTGCGCATCGGCCTGGCCCCGGCAGTCATCAGCCCGTTCGTGGTCAAGGCCATCGGCGAACGCGCCACGCGCCGCTATGCCCTGACCGCCGAGCGCTTCAGCGGTGTGCGTGCTCGTGAACTGGGCCTGCTGGCCGAGGTGTACCCCGCCCAGGACCTGGATGCCCAGGTCGAAGCCTGGGTGGCTAACCTGCTGCTCAACAGCCCGCAAGCCCTGCGCGCCAGCAAAGACCTGCTGCGCGAGGTCGACGACGGCGAGCTCAGCCCTGCCCTGCGCCGCTACTGCGAAAACACCATCGCCCGCATCCGCGTCAGCGCCGAAGGCCAGGAGGGCCTGCGCGCCTTCCTCGAAAAGCGCCGCCCTGCCTGGCAAACCGACGACAACAAGGAGCCGCGCCCATGAGCCGCACCCCGTTGACCACCCTGCTGGTCGCCAACCGCGGTGAAATTGCCTGCCGGGTGATGCGCACCGCCAAGGCCATGGGCCTGACCACCGTCGCCGTGCACAGCGCCACCGACCGTGACGCCCGGCACAGCCGCGAAGCCGATATCCGCGTCGACCTCGGCGGCACCAAGGCCGCCGAAAGCTACCTGCTGGTCGACAAACTGCTGGCCGCCGCCAAGGCCAGCGGCGCCCAGGCCATCCACCCAGGCTATGGCTTTCTTTCGGAAAACGCAGGCTTTGCCCGCGCCATCGAAGAAGCTGGGCTGATCTTCCTCGGCCCACCGGCCAGCGCCATCGATGCGATGGGCAGCAAGTCGGCGGCCAAGGCCCTGATGGAAGCCGCTGGCGTGCCCTTGGTTCCGGGCTACCACGGTGAGGCTCAGGACCTGGAAACCTTCCGCGCCGCCGCCGAACGCATCGGCTACCCGGTGCTGCTCAAGGCCAGCGCCGGTGGCGGCGGTAAGGGCATGAAAGTGGTCGAGGACGAAAGCCAGCTGGCCGACGCGCTGGCCTCGGCGCAGCGTGAGGCGCAGTCGTCGTTTGGCGATGCACGCATGCTGGTGGAAAAGTACGTACTCAAGCCGCGTCACGTGGAAATCCAGGTGTTCGCCGACCAGCACGGCAATTGCCTGTACCTCAACGAACGTGACTGCTCGATCCAGCGCCGCCACCAGAAAGTGGTCGAAGAGGCCCCCGCCCCCGGTCTGTCGCCAGCGCTGCGCCAGGCCATGGGCGAGGCCGCAGTGCGCGCCGCCCAGGCCATCGGTTATGTGGGTGCGGGCACGGTGGAATTCCTGCTCGATGCCCGTGGCGAGTTCTTCTTCATGGAGATGAACACCCGCCTACAGGTTGAACACCCGGTCACCGAAGCCATCACCGGCCTCGACCTGGTGGCCTGGCAGATCCGTGTGGCCTGCGGCGAGGCATTGCCGATCACGCAAGAGCAGGTGCCGCTGATCGGCCACGCCATCGAAGTGCGCCTGTATGCCGAAGACCCGGCCAACGAGTTTCTGCCGGCCACTGGCACGCTGACACTGTACCGCGAGTCGGCGCCGGGTGAAGGGCGCCGGGTCGACAGCGGGGTCAGCGAGGGGGATGTGGTGTCGCCGTTCTACGACCCGATGCTGGGCAAGCTGATTGCCTGGGGCGAAGACCGCGAGCAGGCGCGCCTGCGCCTGTTGGCGATGCTCGATGAATTCGCCATCGGCGGTTTGAAGACCAACATTGGCTTCTTGCGGCGCATCCTCGCCCACCCCGCGTTTGCCGATGCCGAGCTCGACACCGGGTTCATCCCGCGTCATCAGGCCGTTTTGCTGCCCGCTTCACAACCGCTGCCAGCGCCCTTCTGGGAGGCGGCGGCCGAAGCCTGGCTGCAGGGCCAGGCGGGCCAGCAACGGGACGACGACAACCGCTCGCCGTGGGCTGAGCGCAACGGCCTGCGCCTGGGCCTGCCGGCGCGCAGCAGCCTGCATCTGGCCAGTGCCGGGCAGGATCAGGCGGTGGCCCTCGAACGCAGCGCGCCGTCCACCTGGCAGCTTGATGGCGAGCACCTGGTGCACGATCAGGCTGGCGTGCGCCGTCAGCACCTGGCGCTACGCCGCGGCGGCACGCTGTACCTGCGCTGGGATGGCGAAATGCACGCCATCCAAGCCTTCGACCCAATTGCCGAAGCCGAGGCCAGCCACAGCCACCAAGGTGGCCTGGGCGCGCCCATGAACGGCAGTATCGTGCGGGTGCTGGTCGAGCCGGGCCAGGTGGTTGAGGCGGGTACGGCGCTGGTGGTGCTGGAGGCCATGAAGATGGAGCACAGCATTCGCGCGCCACATGCCGGGACGGTGAAGGTGTTGTTCTGCCAGGAAGGGGATATGGTCAGCGAAGGGACGGTGCTGGTCGAGCTGGTAGAGTGAGGTAACTGGGGCCGCACTGCGGCCCCAACAATCTAGAAGGACCCATGCACCCGCACAACCACCCCCAGAAATTCGCAGCCGTCTTCACACAGCAATGCAGGGTAGTTGCTGTTCAAGGCCTTCAGATACCGCTGCCCACCTTCCTCAGCCAACTCACGGAAAATCGCCGGTTTGCCCGGCTGACGAGCGATAACCAAACGCCCCGGCTCAACCTCCACGCCTGGGTCGACCAGCATCCGCATACCCTGCGGCACACTGCGGCCACTGACTGCACTCATCGCATCGTTTTCAACAGTCAGCCAGAACGCCTTGCCCTTGGCCATGTAGTCCGTCTGCTCAAATACGCCAGTCTCTGCTGCTTCTAGCTCCCCCCAACCCAGCACCGGGTAGCGGAAACACACGATGTATTGCATGAGGTCCAGGTCATCATCGGTGTCATCCACTTCATAGCTGCCGCGCTCCTCACCGACCTGACCCAGAATGCGCAATTGCAAGCTGACGTTGTAGTGGGGCATGCCAAGCTCGACGAACGTGCGGTTCATCGACTCGATCTTCGGCTGACGCCGCTTGTTCACCCAATGCCCTACGCTGCCCTGAGACACGCCAACGCGTTCGGCAAGTTGTTCTTGAGTGAGCCCAAGCTCCTCCATCCGGTCACGGACGAGGGCAATCCATTTATCCATATTCATCGCTGGCACGATACGGACTGCCTTCAGGCGCTCAATAAACATTCTGTATTATTTATCAGAAAGCGTGAAAATACTTTAGGTATTAGTATCGGCCTGAACCTTTTCCCTATTGGCATTCGCAGGTATCAGGATGAAACCACCGACAAATGACGAAACAGATCTCGACAGCGAAGCGGCCCGCCGCGCCCTCGACTACTACCTCAACCCCAACCCCCCGCGCCCCAGCATCGAGAACAAGATCTGGACCCTCCACGAAGGCGTAAGCGGTGAGCAAGCCCAGGAACACGCCATCGCCCTGCTCCGCTGCGCCGCCGCCACCGCACAGGAAACCGCCGTCCATCAGCAAGGCACCCAGCGCGAGCTGACCTTCGCATTGATGCACATGATGGACATGGCGCGCGCCCTGCTGGAGCACAAGCGCCCCGTGTAGACGGGGTGTAGGTAAAAACGAAGGGAGAGACGTGACGGCCGGGTAACGGCAAAGGCCCCGATTGCCGGGACAAGGAAGCGCATCGGTAGAACTTTTTTACCGAATTAGCGAAAATTCATTTGACTGGCAAATGATAACGATTATTATTGCACTCAGCTGATCGCGAGATCTGCTGGATAACCTGGAGCTTAGGTCGCTCTCAGATTATCTCCTCATCAGGCTAATCACGGTTTTTGACCCGGCTTTTTGCCGGGTCTTTTTTTTGGCTCTTCAGGCTAATGAAGATCGTGAATGGCCGGCATGATAGCAAAAGTGTGTCAGACCGTGAACGCTCATTACAAAACTTTGCGGAATCAGCACTTGAGAATCAATCTCGTTTCGCCTACGCTGATGACGCATCAAGGAAGATGCCCCCACACCTCCCCTTTTGAGCAAGGAGCTGTCCATGACACGTCTGCTGCTGCCCCTTGAGCACCCATCGCCAACCACCGAGCACGATGCTGACACCGCCCTGTTACATGACCTGAAACGGCTGCCCCGGCGCGTCCAGCAAGTGTTTCTGCTCAATCGCCTCGACCAACTGGATTTTGCCGGTATCGCTGCCCGGCTCGACCTGCCATTGGCGAGCATTGAGCGCCATATGAACCAGGCGCTGCAAGCAGGCCGCTCGCGCCGGGATGTGCTGGCGAGTATTGCCGGGCAATGGTACGTACGCCTGCAGAGCCCCCAGGTGACCGCCTGCGAGCGCATCGACTTTCGCCGCTGGCTGGATGCGGACCAAGCCAACTTGCTGGCGTTTCACGACACCGAACTGCTTTGGCGTAGCCTGCTGGCGCCAGCACGGCAGCTGGGTCAGGACGGTTGGTACCGGCAAGGTCGCGCGGCGCTGTCGTTAGGTGGGTGTTCGATTGCAGTGGGCCTTGGCATGGCTGCATTGGTGCTGTTCGGCTTTTGGGCCTGACAACGCATCAGCACCGCGAATCACACAAAGACGTACACCACCCCCCAAACAGGCACCGCCGTCGCCAATCCGACCGCCAGCCGCGGCCAGTAAGGCAGCAGCATCACCAATAGCATCCCCGACAACGACATCACGCCCAACCAGGCCACCGGCCCCATGGCCCAACCCCAGGCTTGCGCGCACAGCAGCAGGCTGGCCAGCAACGCGAGCCACCCCATGCCACGCAACCCCACGCGCAATGCACGTGGACAGGCCCGCTGCCATACCTGCTTGTAATGCCTTTCCAGCCCCTGGCACAGGCCGAGCATGCCGAGGTAGGCGAACACTACGCCACCTGTCATCCACATCATCATGCGCCCGCCTCCAGGTTACGCCCCGCCTTGACCTTGACGGGCGCCGGCACCGCTTGGTGCACTCGCCACGCCACCAGCCCCAACAGCATGCCCAGTACCAGGGCGCTGACCACAACCCCCAGGCGCATCGCATCCCCCACGCTGCCAAGCGCTCCCAAGCCAATGCACAGCATCGCCGCCATTACCAGTTGCTCGACCCAGGCCCGCTTCGCCGGCCTGACGCCAGCGTGCAACAACGCCAACAACCACACCCCGAAGAACGCGCGCACTTCCCAGCTTTCTCGTTGCACCAGTTCAACCGGCAGCACGCGGCTGGCCCACAGCAGGCCTACGCAGGCCAGCAGCAATCCGCTGATGAAGCCGACGTTGCACACTTCGGCCACCCGGAACCACCGCCGCGCCGAAACCTGGGTCGTGGCGCTGGCATACTTGCGCCCGCGCTTGACGCAAAACAGCACCAGCCCGCTGGCAATCATCACGCAGCTGACCAGCCCGCAGATGAAGTACAACCAGCGCATCGGGTAACCGCCGAACTGGGCAAAGTGCAGGCCGACCATTACCCGCTGGGTCAGAGGGGCCGCACGCCATTGCGGTACATCGCTGAGCAGCTCACCGCTGACGCCGTCGAAGACCATCGCCTGGCCCTTGGCGAGGGCGATACGGTTACCCAGCTCGGGGCGGATCTCGATGCGCGCACCGGCCGTGTTGGGGTTGCGGATGTTGAGGCCGCCAAGCGGCCCCAGCCGGGCCTCGGCCTGGGCCAGCAGCGGTGCCACATCCACCAGCTCGCCCGGTTGCCTGGCCTGGTGCCGTGGCTGCTCCAGGCGGGCATTGCCTTGCGCCTGGAAGTAAGCGCGGGTGTCGCCCTCGAACAACGCATCGACCCCTGCCGGGATGTAGATGAGCATGAAAATCACCAGCCCGGTGTAAGTGATCATCAGGTGGAACGGCAGCAACAGCACGGCGCTGGCATTGTGAAAGTCCAGCCACGAGCGCTGGCCCTTGTTGGGCCTGAAGGTAAAGAACTCCTTGAAGATCTTCTTGTGAATCACGATGCCGGTGACCAGTGCAGCCAGCATCACCAGCGCCAGCGCACCGACCACGAAGATGCCCCAGTTGCGCGGCAGGTCGAGGGTGAAATGGAAGCGGAAAAAGAAGTTGCCGCCGACGCTGTCACGCACCTCGATGGCCTCGCCGGTGCGTGGGTCGAGCTGCACGCCACCGCCATGGCGACGCTCGCCGGTGGACACGCGCAAGCCTGGCGAGCGCTCGGTGGGCAGGCTGATGCCCCAGTTGCCGGCCTGCGGTTCGTGGGCCTGCAGGTAGGCAACGGCCCGGCGCGCGGCATCGGCCTGAGACACCTCTGTTGCCGGGATCTCCGGCTGCATCCAGTGATCGAGTTCCTTGTCGAACACTGCCAGGGTACCGGTGACGAAGATCGCGAACAGCAGCCAGCCGAAAATCAGCCCGCCCCAGGTGTGCAGCCAGGACATCGATTGGGTGAAGGTGTTCTTCATGCCAGCCACCCCAGTGCCTGCGGCCAGAAACCGATCAATGCCAGCGGTGCGGCGAGGGCCAGCGGCGCCCAGGCGCGCACGGCGTCTCGGCTGGCAAAGGCCCAGAGGATTGCGCCGGTGTAGAAGATGAAGGCTGGCAGGGTCGCGACGATCACCGCGTCGGCGGGCGACAGCGGCAACAGCCGCGCCAGGCAGGCACTGGCGGCGTAGCTGAACGCGTAGCCGCCGAGCAGTGCGGCCGTGCTGCGGGAGAGGATCTGCAGCCAGGCGGGGGCTTGGATCATCGGGTATCCCTCAAGGATCATGGTTGGGGCTGCTGTGCAGCCCCAATACTCAGAAGGAAATGTTCAAGGAAGCAAACACCGCACGACCCGGCTGGTTGTAGGTGTTGGCCCCCGAGCTGCTGGCATTGCCACCGCGCAGGATCTGCTTGTCGAACACGTTGTTCACACCCACCCGCACGTCATAGTTGGCGTTGAACTTGTAGCCCGTGCTCACGTCCACCAGGCCGTAGGCTTCCACGTCCTGCTGCGCATCCTGGTCGTAGTTTTGCTGGGTGCGGTAGTTGTAGGTCGGCGACTTCTGCTTGCCGAAATAAGTGCCTGCCACCTGGAACGACAGCTTGTCGGTGGCGCGCCAATCGAGGGTGGTATTGACCGTGTACTCCGGGATCACCGACAGCGGCTCGCCTGTCTCGCGGCTGTCGT
The sequence above is drawn from the Pseudomonas putida genome and encodes:
- a CDS encoding AMP-binding protein translates to MSQPSYTRGRQDRPLLTLTIGQAFDATVARYADNEALVSRHQGLRYSWQQLAEQVDVHARALMALGVNTGDRVGIWSPNCAQWCILQLASAKVGAILVNINPAYRVGELEYVLRQSGCRWLVCADAFKTSNYHAMVQQLVPALATVAPGELANENLPELRGVISLAAQPPLGFLPWQALAERAGQTTVEAYTARQQSLQFDQPVNIQYTSGTTGAPKGATLSHYNILNNGFMVGESLGLTSADRMVIPVPLYHCFGMVMANLGCITHGSTMVYPNDAFDPELTLRAVAEERASILYGVPTMFIAMLDHPSRQGMDLSTLRSGIMAGATCPIEVMRRVIDQMHMAEVQIAYGMTETSPVSLQTGPDDELELRVTTVGRTQPQLENKLVDADGCIVPRGEIGELCTRGYSVMLGYWDNPQATADAIDPAGWMHSGDLAVMDEHGHVRIVGRNKDMIIRGGENIYPRELEEFFYTHPAVADAQVVGIPCNRYGEEIVAWIKLHPGHSATVDELHGWCKARIAHYKVPRHFRFVDEFPMTVTGKVQKFRMREISVAEISALSAG
- a CDS encoding isovaleryl-CoA dehydrogenase, encoding MHYPSLNFALGETIDMLRDQVRTFVAAELAPRAAQIDHDNLFPADMWRKFGDMGLLGITVSEEYGGAGLGYLAHVVSMEEISRGSASVALSYGAHSNLCVNQINRNGTHEQKLKYLPKLISGEHIGALAMSEPNAGSDVVSMKLRAEKRGDHYVLNGSKTWITNGPDANTYVIYAKTDLDKGAHGITAFIVERDWKGFSRSNKFDKLGMRGSNTCELFFDDVEVPEENILGQLNGGVRVLMSGLDYERVVLSGGPTGIMQSCMDLVVPYIHDRKQFGQSIGEFQLIQGKIADMYTQLNASRAYLYAVAQACDRGETTRKDAAGVILYTAERATQMALEAIQILGGNGYINEFPAGRLLRDAKLYEIGAGTSEIRRMLIGRELFNETR
- a CDS encoding carboxyl transferase domain-containing protein — encoded protein: MATLHTQINPRSAEFAGNSAAMLEQVQALRGLLAHIAQGGGPKAQERHTSRGKLLPRERIDRLLDAGSPFLEIGQLAAHEVYGEDVPAAGVIAGIGRVEGVECMIVANDATVKGGSYYPLTVKKHLRAQTIALQNRLPCLYLVDSGGANLPRQDEVFPDREHFGRIFFNQANMSALGIPQIAVVMGSCTAGGAYVPAMADEAIMVRQQATIFLAGPPLVKAATGEVVSAEDLGGADVHCRISGVADHYADNDEHALALARRSVANLNWHKLGKLQCQAPIAPLYAADELYGVVPADAKQPFDVREVIARLVDGSVFDEFKALFGTTLVCGFAHLHGYPIAILANNGILFAEAAQKGAHFIELACQRGIPLLFLQNITGFMVGKKYEEGGIAKHGAKLVTAVACAQVPKFTVIIGGSFGAGNYGMCGRAYDPRLLWMWPNARIGVMGAEQAAGVLAQVKREQSERSGQPFSAEDEAKLKQPILDQYEHQGHPYYSSARLWDDGVIDPAQTRDVLGLALSAALNAPIEQSRFGIFRM
- a CDS encoding gamma-carboxygeranoyl-CoA hydratase; the encoded protein is MSDFSTLEVVKDPRGFATLWLSREDKNNAFNAQMIRELIVALAQIAEDSSLRFLVLRGRGRHFSAGADLAWMQQSAQLDFNTNLDDAHELGELMYALHRLKAPTLAVVQGAAFGGALGLISCCDMAIGAEDAQLCLSEVRIGLAPAVISPFVVKAIGERATRRYALTAERFSGVRARELGLLAEVYPAQDLDAQVEAWVANLLLNSPQALRASKDLLREVDDGELSPALRRYCENTIARIRVSAEGQEGLRAFLEKRRPAWQTDDNKEPRP
- a CDS encoding acetyl/propionyl/methylcrotonyl-CoA carboxylase subunit alpha, whose translation is MSRTPLTTLLVANRGEIACRVMRTAKAMGLTTVAVHSATDRDARHSREADIRVDLGGTKAAESYLLVDKLLAAAKASGAQAIHPGYGFLSENAGFARAIEEAGLIFLGPPASAIDAMGSKSAAKALMEAAGVPLVPGYHGEAQDLETFRAAAERIGYPVLLKASAGGGGKGMKVVEDESQLADALASAQREAQSSFGDARMLVEKYVLKPRHVEIQVFADQHGNCLYLNERDCSIQRRHQKVVEEAPAPGLSPALRQAMGEAAVRAAQAIGYVGAGTVEFLLDARGEFFFMEMNTRLQVEHPVTEAITGLDLVAWQIRVACGEALPITQEQVPLIGHAIEVRLYAEDPANEFLPATGTLTLYRESAPGEGRRVDSGVSEGDVVSPFYDPMLGKLIAWGEDREQARLRLLAMLDEFAIGGLKTNIGFLRRILAHPAFADAELDTGFIPRHQAVLLPASQPLPAPFWEAAAEAWLQGQAGQQRDDDNRSPWAERNGLRLGLPARSSLHLASAGQDQAVALERSAPSTWQLDGEHLVHDQAGVRRQHLALRRGGTLYLRWDGEMHAIQAFDPIAEAEASHSHQGGLGAPMNGSIVRVLVEPGQVVEAGTALVVLEAMKMEHSIRAPHAGTVKVLFCQEGDMVSEGTVLVELVE
- a CDS encoding LexA family transcriptional regulator, whose translation is MFIERLKAVRIVPAMNMDKWIALVRDRMEELGLTQEQLAERVGVSQGSVGHWVNKRRQPKIESMNRTFVELGMPHYNVSLQLRILGQVGEERGSYEVDDTDDDLDLMQYIVCFRYPVLGWGELEAAETGVFEQTDYMAKGKAFWLTVENDAMSAVSGRSVPQGMRMLVDPGVEVEPGRLVIARQPGKPAIFRELAEEGGQRYLKALNSNYPALLCEDGCEFLGVVVRVHGSF